A window of Salvia splendens isolate huo1 chromosome 8, SspV2, whole genome shotgun sequence genomic DNA:
ttttttattatttctaacccgtgtaacttttttttaatcaatgtagtatttgctgttttttcatttaatcggtgtgttttttaattagtttgcatttatatatttgaaaatatttaaattaattaataaaacaattgCAAAACATATATGGCgcgtcttagggcgccccactgcaggtggaagggtaggaagataaaatgctgacgtggggtgcatagggcgggctttagggcgccccattgctgatgcccttaagaaaaataaatgatTCATAGCTACCAACTAAACAAATGTCTCATAACACATAAACATAGTCACATGTTCTACCATATGACATGCATGCCGTAGACTAAACCACTTCATGTGTGCAATTAAAACTATTTTGATAATGATATTCAAAATGTTGTCATTTTCATGATGCATATACCATAGAGATGAAGATATATACCTAGTAGTAAGGGCACGTATATTCCTCCTTTTTAAACAGTGtgtgaataaaatatgaaattacacAAATCTCTATTAAAATTTTGCATTTATTTTAAAGTTTTTCCATGTTTCTTTTTAGTCATTTTTTATACTCCTATGTAAAGTTGAGTGAACTTTATAAATGGTTTGTGAACTAATACTAATACACATGGTCTCTGGAAAAAATATACACTTCATTGGTGGATCCAGAACTTAGGGTATAAATCAGTAGAGGTAGATATAGTTTAAAAATTGTTGATTTCGGTTCCTTCGAACCGTGAACCATAATTAGAGTTTTGGCGATTCCGATTTTTAATTGGAAACAAGAAACTCCAATTCCAGTTAAAAACCAATGGTTTTTGGCAGTTCGAGCGGTTCCGATTTTGATCTTGGCGGTTTCCtagttttttttaacaaatGATTATATTAGTTTTTAATCTAACAACCTActgtataataatataaatttaaacaaGATAACAcacataaattaatttaaaccaAGTCCAGATTAATGAAGAAATTTTGCAATTTTTGTGATTGGATCTTTACAATATGCACATATTACATTCTATAAACAAATTGTTAAAGTTTCTCAGATATTTTCTGAAATTGgggaaagaggaagaaagatAATAGTAGtgcatttaatttcattcaAAATCAATCGGTGTCAAATAACGTGGGTAACCGAAATACAGTGGAAATCTAAACTAACACTTGGAATTGAAATCTTTGCACTAATTCTTGATTTGATAATGTGACTAGTGTCGGCAAATTTTTGTCGGACAAAATCTTTCCAAGAGAAAAAGTGTTCCATTTATCTCTTTATAGctgtgaaagtgtgtccgtgcaaactactgatttgatcgagtgttggagccgagctgcagctcaaagaagagatcaagaaatgaagctcggttttgagctagctcggctagaaaggagttcggccagaaaggagttcggccagaaaggagttcggctagaaaggagttcggtgaaaggagttcggtaagctcggcttaccgagctggaactagcctggaactagccgagaagaagaaggcagaagaaggaagctcggctttgagctggaactagccgagaaggaagagttcggttttgagccgagtagcggttataactaactttgggaaatagagttagttggactttatttcttgattgcatcttgtataaatagctcgatagagctcagtagtgaagtagcagaattacaccatatacacacacacctagagagattaattctcaagatagcgagcggttgtgagcggtagaatgtgagtgtgagttcgttgtaattgtaaagagttcatcaataagattccggtcatcttctccgtggacgtaggtggtttatcaccgaaccacgttatatcgtttgcgtgctttattttctcAATTACGTGTGTGAGATCAGCGGCAACGCAACCCAACAATAGCACTATAATATTATCTCTTTTTAATAAGGATACGATATTTATTTCTTGTCTACACACTTTTGTTCCAAATCAGGCCAACTGCATAAATCTGATTCTACCAAATATATACGTGGATGACACAACAACCGTCTAATTAACTAACTTAACTGATTTATTGACTCTGAAAAGTGTGACGTCTCATTCTTTAGttccatttttcttttcatacGTTCCTTTGTATTTGAGACTTAGGCCATCCATAATGCTGTtactataccgttccttaaactactatttgcagACCCCTACTGTAcatttttactccattccttaactaaggaacgtaACCTGCAATCATctgttccttaaattactattcattcaatttcattttttatttttattttcaacccaattcaattaaaacaaacacacttaattaaaaaacacacaacataaaaaaaattacaacttaaaattttaaaaaataaaaaacacacaattaaaatcctaaaaaattaaacggtgcataatttaaaatacaaatttaaagaaaataaaaaacctaCTCCGctggcgaatcatcccccgaagacGGTGGAGGTGCAATAGGAGGcagaaggccaagttgtgctgccatatgcacaattccgttccaccaggcttggtattgggagggcgagaagcgggaagtgtccgccattgtggcggtcatatacaccgccataagggtgttcgagccttcccccgagcccgatcccgatcccgaggccgcctggcttgattcgcctctgcccttcctcgctctagccgccttcgccgccttggtcccttgcggccgacggcgcccatggCTGGATACCGCGGCATCGCTGGCCGTGCCCACAAACTCCTGCGGTGCACCCTCTTGTGCGCCGCTGCCCTTACCCCCATCACCaaacgagtattggccactcgccgtgtgcttcgtgcgctttgaggttgagcccgagctggagcggacaccaccggcccacctttcctcgtccttgacgacctaccaaatatcaacatatttgaattgtttaccgatgtcctggttgtagacgcgcaaagcctccctcagaatgtcggctcccgaagcgccgctttggtagtgcgccgcttcggtcgagtagatgccacataattttttgacctgtttATCGACTCAGCCAAAGTGAGAGCGGAAcatcttatatgtgcgcttCCGGGACCCTTTCGGCTTAATCTAGTGGTAgatctcggtgaccttttcccagaagcacttgttgggttgttgattcccgacgacggaatcgtacgagacggtgatccaggcgttgtacaccgccatcatTTCGTTGTTGCTGTATGGAtgtcggcctagatcctcttcctcctcctcctcttcctcgcccgcctccgactccgccctggagcttcgcccgcctcggcctccttccagagtgggttcaacggggaaatcctcctgaatctgggataatacctgcgaataccgcggggcggagggacgtgcgtatgcatccacgtcaaaagtgggtggttggtacccacccggcgtcgccgaaccctgggtgcccggcgtcgacgaaccggaaccacccagtgtgttgtacatggtctcccaatcgttaaacgtgttgagatcccacccgtcGGAGCCACCACCGTcggagttgccgtcgccggatattttgtgatgagatgttagatgaaagttggagaggaaatgaagttgatttaggaagaatagatgtgtagttgtgtgtgaaatgaggatgaattaggagtatttatagagtaaaaaaataaataaaaaataaaaaatggatataaacggtaatattaccgtttaataaaaaaattaaaatttgaatttaaaaaaaaagatttattgcgtcatcgtgacgacgcccactcgcgggccggcgagtgggcgtcacgcatggcgcgtGGCGTGACAGCCCGTCCCGCGTCTCGCAGGGACGGGTTACGGGACGAGATGGGAACGGTTCCGGGGCGGGACGGTGTGCCGCAACGCGTCTCACGGGCGTTTCATCCCTTCGGCACGGAACGCTGAAcccgcgttgcggatgctcttaagagtgtccacagtaGGAGGCCGAGGTGTAACTGCTGCACCATGTAGGGATGGAAATGGCGGGCCAGGGGCGTGTGGAAAGGCTTGGGCCAACTACTCAGCGGGGACGCGGCGCATGGAGTAGGGCCACAGCGCCAACGGCCGGAAAAccttttttttcggttttgtatTTATAAATACTCTATTTTTCATCCTATTCACCTCACACACATCTTCaccttttttataaaattttcgtTATATAATTTTCTCGTATCTATaattgatgcgaagcatatttcttatatttttcccCCTAAACTACACACTTTCCATGTACTTGTCACTCATCAAAGTGTATTTGTAGGGAAGTTTAGGAGAGTGAAAGCTGGAAGTTCGCAGGTGAAATGGGCAAAGCATgagaacgcccggtcgggcgattctgagcttcaaaacgcccggtcgggcgttacgcataaggattccagaaagttcgcccggtcgggcggtTAGTGACgacacaaaacgcccggtcgggcgtttcacCGCGATACCCCTAGaagcctttcgcccggtcgggcgtttcgtTCGTtaaattcgcccggtcgggcgtatTTGCCGAGTAACTTCTAAATGGCAGTTATTTCAGAAAAGGAGGGGATAAGTTAGAGGAAAGAAGAGGAGAAAGGTGACGAATTTGACAGAGAAAAAAAGACAGAAcggagaagaaggaagaagagaagagaaggagGAAAATCTACCCGACACTCCGACGATTCGACTCCACCATCCAATTCTACTCCGAAAGAGCATGCCTTCTACGGTTTTAATCAGTGAATTTATCATGTATCAAGGCTAGGCTcatttgttgctccaagttgtgaaTTAGACTCGTTAGAATGCTTCTACACTTTTGAACTCATGTTTGATATCATTGATTGTGTTTAATGCGTAATTCTATTACTTTAGAGGCATCTTTTGTGATAGATATCTAATCCTTgtttattgtctctttaacatggacatggatggattaatcaattgttatgctatcaaattaaaattgttcagaggataatttgatagtggattaggtaagctcGTATAGTAGATGATGTTAgattcccgcgcttccgcaggagttGAATGCCTtcgaaaattaattcatggaacaagtgttcagctgactgtgaattatacgtcgcaaacatgttcagtgcaagcgattaggttgataagtTAATCCCAATTTTGTGTGTGATAAATGTGTAGAATGATTCGAGTCTaaggagcaacttggagtgacctgTTTTTCTCGTGTTTAAAATCCTTGCGTAGTTAGTTTGTTAACTTAGTGTCATTAAtcatcaaaaccaaaaatcgAACCTTTTTATGCTTTGTTTAGTGTTAAGTTTTAATAATCAttcccttccctgtggatcgacacctaaaatactacacacgaagctgtattcttgcagttagTGATAATATTTGGGTAATTAATTTGAACTTGCGTGCGAAATTGATCTGTTTTACAAACCAGTATTAtccacatcaagttttggcgccgttgccggggaaggcaaTCGATTATTTAGCTTatagtttttgtttgtttttattttgtttgatttttcttttgagTTTTATAGGTACATTGTTCGTGTTCTACGgtgtgatagccatctaccacgtccggacttgaagacgaaggagtgtattattttaggtaatttttagctaactcttagtttagttttaggtAGTTTTGTTTGCACTCTAGCACacactttttatagtacttaccccgaagttgtcgagaggtctcgctttcggtaataGGAAATATTttgtgcttgtgcttggtgtattttctgttgtgtaggtattaaaaaaaaaaaaaaaaaaagaaagaaaagtgaATGCACACACGATCACAGGGTACACCACCGTTTGGAttactctgttatcaaagaagaagGGTTAGAGGTACTTCAGTTGAGATCTTTCCGGACTATCCGAGTCCAATCAGAAATAACCGGCTTTTTGGTGAAGAAAGGGAGGATAGACAAGAGTCAGACGGTGAATCAATGGCTGAGAACAATGAGATTCCACCACCTGTGGTGAGGTTTGGCGACACTCTGAGATCGGGAATTGAGTACCCAGGGGAGTGTGCCTACGCAAATGACAACGtcaacattccacctcactacatCAGTTTGGTGAATGGAGGAAATCTTTTTCATGGACGGGATGATGAAGATCCGGTGAGCCATTTGAATGCCTTCTACGAGCTGACAAACTCTCATAGACCTCCAAATGTGGAGCATCATCGAATTAAGAGGGCCCTATTTCCGTTCTCATTGAGGGAGAAAGCAAGAGGGTGGTATGACTCATTACCGGGTTACAACATAGCAACATTCCAAGAGCTGAAGACATTGTTTCTTTTGGAATATAACTCCCCAATGAAGATCgagaagttgagagaggagatcacATCTTTCCGACAGAAATATGACGAGTCTTTTGCAGAAGCTTGGAAGAGATTCACGGAGATGATAAGGAAATGCCCAAGTCATGGactagctccggggcatgaccttttgaaattctacaaGGGACTTAACAGTGAAGGCACGGGACTAGTCACTGCAGGTTCAAATGGGAACCTAGATGATTTAACTCACGATGAGGTTAGAGCCTTGTTTcaaaggttggccaataatcaAAGGAATTGGCATAATCCAAGAAGAGCAGCTGAGAAGGTAGGAGATACATTTGGTGCTACCAAAGATGCAGAAAGAGTGACAGCCATTGAGGCTCAATTGGCGGACATAAGCACTCAAATGTCATCAATGACAAAGGCAGTTAAGTCTCTTCAATTGACTCCTCAACCCCAAGCTGTGACTGTGATGAGATGTGGATTGTGTCAAGGAGggcatcatactgatcagtgcCCAAGTCTTCAAGGACCTCCCGTGGAGGATGTGAACTATATTGGCAACAATCGCCAAGGGTTCAATCAAGGCAACCAATACAACAATCAGCAAAATTGGAGGCCTCAACAAGCAAGTTGGAATCAAGCCGGTCCTAGCAACAACTCGGGTAACCAATGGAGGAACAATACTCAACCCccgggttatgagaagaagccatcAGTCGAAGATCAGTTGGGGCAGATTCTCTCTTTCATGActaagagtcaaaaggagaacgaaaatttcaaggaaaggACGGTGGAAAAGTTTGGGCAGATGGATGCGACAATGAGGAATCTTGAGACGCAGATAGGGCAGCTTGCCACGGCATCACACACGAGGATTCCTAACACCATCCCGAGCAATACCGTACCTAATCCTAGAGGCAATGAACAGTGTAAGGCAGTGGTCTTGAGAAGTGGTCGTGAGTTGGATTCGACACCATCAATGGACGgccaaggtacttccggcatctcacacgcaggggcggatgagatgttaggcttgcattcctcgcacgcaggggcggacgaggcatgtaagggaagtcccgcgttggtgcagggtgcccaacatggtcaagaacaggctgcatcCGGCAGCAAGGAAAATGGTGTAGAAGCCGAGTTAAGTGAGAAGTTTTTGGCAGAAAAGAAGGGAAAGCAGAAAGTAGAGATGGGATCAAATGGACAGCTGATGACAAGTCCGGCATTAGACCCGAAAAGCAAGTTCAACTTCCCTGATCACATTCCTCCTCCACCATATCCaccgaagaggaagaagagagctcCAAAGGAGAAAAGCTTCGAGTGGATGATGAACGTGATTCGAAAAGTGAATGTGGATGTATCGTTGGTGGACCTCTTCACTAATTTCCCCAAGTTCTCCAAGTTCTTTAAGGACATGATGGCAAATAAGGAGAAACTTCAAGATGAGGGGATAGTGGCAttgagcatgaattgctcaCAATTGATTTCGGGAATGATGCCAATGAAGAAGAGGGATCCCGGAAGTTGTGTGATTCCTTGTGAGATCGGGAATACAAtcttcacaaaatgcctattaGATCAAGGATCGGGGATCTCACTTATGGCTTTGAAAACTGCTAGAGCCATTGGATTAGAGAAGAGGATGGAACCCATCGACATTGCTCTACAATTGGCTGATCACTCCATTGTGAAGCCCACTGGAATAGTAGAGGATGTCTTGGTCAAGGTAGACAAGTTCGTCATCCCCGTTGATTTCATAGTATTGGATATGCCCGAGGACAAAGAAGTGCCAATTCTATTTGGCAGACCGTTTCTTGCCACAGGGGACGTGTTGCTAGGAGCAAAGGACAACTCGGTCACGTTtagaattaatggtgagcaaGTGACCATTAATGTTGAGAAAGCGATGAAGCATCCTAGTGATGCAAAAGCGTGTTTTAGAGTTGATGTCCTCGACAAGTGCATTTTTGACAAGATGTGTTGCTCGGCAAGAATAGAAGGAAGCGTGTATGATAAAGGAAGCTTGGAAAGAGACTTTGGTTCGACAAttaaagttgattttgattttgatgaaaGTGAGGATGCTCAAATTGATCAACCAAGTCTAGAGAATGAATGTGTGGTGGATACTTTCGTGGCGGATGTGCAGCCCTCAATTGAAGTACCACCAAAGctagaattgaagccactcccgacAAATCTGAAATACGCATTCCTTGGTGAGGATGAATCTTTACCGGTTGTGATATCGGCGATGTTgaatgatgaagaggaattGAAGTTGATAGAGCTACTGAAGTCACACAAGAAAGCTCTAGGTTGGTCCATTGCCGACATCAAAGGAATTAGCCCCGCAATATGCATGCATAAAATCTTGATGGAAGATGGAGCTAAGCCGGTAAGAGAGAGACAAAGGAGGTTGAACCCACTTATGCAAGAAGTGGTTGAAAAAGAAGTGAAGAAATTGCTGAAATATGGGATGATCTATCCCATttccgatagtgagtgggttagcCCGGTACAATGTGTACCAAAGAAAGGGGGAATAACCGTGACCGTCAATGAGAAGAATGAGGTTTTGGCAACTCGATTGGTGAActcatggagagtttgcatGGATTATAGAAAGTTGAATACGGCGACGAGAAAAGATCACTTCCCGTTGCCATTTCTGGATCAGTTGCTCGATAGGATTGCGGGTTATTCCCATTATTGCTTTCTAGATGGATATTCGGGGTACAATCAGATTGCAATTGCCCCggaagatcaagaaaagacgacATTCACATGTCCTATTGGTACGTATGCCTTCCGCCGGATGCCTTTTGGGTTGTGCAATGCACCGGCTACAttccaacgttgcatgatggcaattttttccgatatgaatgaagacattatggagatcttcatggatgatttctccgTCTTTGGATCCTCATTTGATCTTTGCTTAGAAAATTTGAGACGGGTCTTACAAAGATGTGAAGAATCGAATCTCGTGCTCAATTGGGAAAAATGTCAATTCATGGTCAAAGAAGGCATAGTGTTGGGACACAAGGTGTCGGAGTTGGGATTGGAGATGGATAAGGCTAAGATTGATGTGATTTCGAAGTTACCTCCCCCAACAAATGTGAAGGGCATCCGTAGTTTCCTTGGTCATGCAGGATTCTACCGAAGATTTATAAAAgatttttcaaagattgcaaagccacTTTGCAACTTACTTGAGAAGGATGccaagttcgtctttgatgataaatgccttgaggc
This region includes:
- the LOC121745662 gene encoding uncharacterized protein LOC121745662, giving the protein MAENNEIPPPVVRFGDTLRSGIEYPGECAYANDNVNIPPHYISLVNGGNLFHGRDDEDPVSHLNAFYELTNSHRPPNVEHHRIKRALFPFSLREKARGWYDSLPGYNIATFQELKTLFLLEYNSPMKIEKLREEITSFRQKYDESFAEAWKRFTEMIRKCPSHGLAPGHDLLKFYKGLNSEGTGLVTAGSNGNLDDLTHDEVRALFQRLANNQRNWHNPRRAAEKVGDTFGATKDAERVTAIEAQLADISTQMSSMTKAVKSLQLTPQPQAVTVMRCGLCQGGHHTDQCPSLQGPPVEDVNYIGNNRQGFNQGNQYNNQQNWRPQQASWNQAGPSNNSGNQWRNNTQPPGYEKKPSVEDQLGQILSFMTKSQKENENFKERTVEKFGQMDATMRNLETQIGQLATASHTRIPNTIPSNTWS